The DNA sequence CGGATGTGGCGTGGGGGAGGCTCGACTACCTGGTCTTCGACCTGCCGCCTGGGACGGGAGATGAACCCCTGAGCGTTCTGCAACTCCTACCGGAGATGGACGGCGTATTGATAGTGACGATACCCTCAGAGGTCTCACGAATAGTCATAAAGAAGGCCGTCTCCTTCGCGAGGGAGCTCAAAACACCAATACTGGGAATAATCGAGAACATGAGCGGCTTCGTATGCCCCCACTGCGGGGCTGAAACCCCCATATTCAAGGTTGGGGGCGGGGAGGAGGTGTCCAGAGAGATGGGAGTGCCCTTCCTGGGCAGGATACCCTTGGATCCCAGGATATGCGAGGCCTCCGATGAAGGCATCCCATTCATCCTGGAGAACCCGAGGGCGAGGGCGGCTGAAGCCTTCATGAAAATAACCGCGAAGATAGAAGATGACATAAGGATGCGTAGGGCCAGCCAGGGGCGAGGTTAGAGACCACCACCAGGGCCTCCTATCTCGTCAACCGTCTGCCCCCTAAATTTCCTCGCTGAAGCTCCCGAGCCCCGGCCTCGACGACTTTGCCGGGGCTGGCCTCCGAATGTCCAGGCGCAGCCCTGAAACCATGGCCATGGAGCATACGCCCTCTACGATTTTAAGACACTGCTGTGCTGACCCATCCTCTTCTCCAGGTAATATCTCGCGTAGCTGCACTCCGGCACCACTCTTAGATTATTCTCCTTGGCATACTTCAACGCTTCTTCCATGAGGAGGGCCGCGAGGCCCCTCCCCCTGAACTCCTCAGGAGTATACGTGCTCAATATCTTCATGTCGCCGCCTTCGATGGAGTACTTGAGGTAGGAGTATTTCCCAGGCGCCAATCTTATATGAAACATCCCAGGCTTATGTCCAA is a window from the Candidatus Bathyarchaeota archaeon genome containing:
- a CDS encoding Mrp/NBP35 family ATP-binding protein gives rise to the protein MDPRGVIDRLVELQMERERIRERMQLVKHKLAVMSGKGGVGKSVIAANLAVALSLRGWDVGILDADIHGPSIPKILGVRGMKLQAGPPGIFPMEGPSGVKVASMDLILPRDETPVIWRGPMKMSAIRQFLADVAWGRLDYLVFDLPPGTGDEPLSVLQLLPEMDGVLIVTIPSEVSRIVIKKAVSFARELKTPILGIIENMSGFVCPHCGAETPIFKVGGGEEVSREMGVPFLGRIPLDPRICEASDEGIPFILENPRARAAEAFMKITAKIEDDIRMRRASQGRG
- a CDS encoding N-acetyltransferase — translated: MFHIRLAPGKYSYLKYSIEGGDMKILSTYTPEEFRGRGLAALLMEEALKYAKENNLRVVPECSYARYYLEKRMGQHSSVLKS